In a genomic window of Amblyomma americanum isolate KBUSLIRL-KWMA chromosome 4, ASM5285725v1, whole genome shotgun sequence:
- the LOC144127764 gene encoding uncharacterized protein LOC144127764 encodes MTKELQEMFEDLKLEIKQEFRDLRESIERDLRKDIREIKTSMGFTNKRYEEIKDSVKRVETENKDLKETIRTLLEERQALCAQVKEHESRLMQTEQHSRCFNIEIKGVPQIENENLQELTKKLAQEIGMPLADADIEVCHRVQTVGNAASPNIIVQFTRRAQRNSFLEKARKCRLTANDLALKPNKDIIVNEHLCPAMKRLFGAANAAKKAQGWKYAWVKNGKIYVRKSDTTTVIPITRVDDLSKIA; translated from the coding sequence ATGACCAAAGAGCTTCAGGAAATGTTTGAAGACTTGAAGCTTGAAATAAAACAAGAGTTTCGCGATTTGAGAGAAAGTATCGAGCGAGACCTCAGGAAAGATATCAGAGAAATTAAGACCAGCATGGGCTTTACTAACAAAAGGTATGAAGAAATAAAAGATTCTGTTAAAAGAGTTGAAACAGAGAACAAGGATCTGAAAGAAACAATAAGAACGCTGCTAGAGGAACGTCAGGCTCTGTGTGCACAGGTAAAGGAACACGAGTCCCGACTTATGCAGACCGAGCAGCACTCACGGTGTTTCAACATTGAAATTAAAGGAGTGCCACAAATAGAAAATGAAAACTTGCAAGAACTAACGAAAAAATTGGCTCAAGAAATTGGCATGCCTCTGGCGGACGCTGACATAGAGGTTTGCCATCGTGTTCAAACTGTTGGAAATGCTGCCTCCCCTAACATAATTGTGCAGTTTACACGCAGAGCTCAGCGTAACTCTTTCCTGGAAAAAGCTAGAAAGTGCAGGCTTACGGCAAATGACCTTGCGTTAAAACCTAACAAAGACATCATTGTGAACGAGCACCTGTGCCCAGCCATGAAACGTCTTTTCGGTGCTGCAAATGCAGCGAAAAAAGCGCAGGGTTGGAAATACGCGTGGGTCAAGAATGGAAAAATCTATGTTCGCAAATCTGATACCACAACCGTCATCCCTATCACCCGCGTGGATGACCTGTCCAAGATAGCGTAA